A genomic stretch from Peromyscus eremicus chromosome 6, PerEre_H2_v1, whole genome shotgun sequence includes:
- the LOC131912603 gene encoding 3 beta-hydroxysteroid dehydrogenase/Delta 5-->4-isomerase type 1-like has translation MPGWSCLVTGAGGFLGQRIVHLLVQEKNLEEVRVLDKFFRPEIREEFCNLQTKTKVTLLEGDILDAQYLRRACQGISVVIHTAAVIDVLGVIPRQTILDVNLKGTQNLLEACVQASVPAFIYTSSFDVAGPNSYKEIVLNGHEEEQHETTWPDPYPYSKKMAEKAVLAANGCSLKNGGALYTCALRPMYIYGEKSPITYAAMIRALKNNGILGVSGKFSTVNPVYVGNVAWAHVLAARGLRDPKKSPSIQGQFYYISDDTPHQSYDDLNCTVSKDWGFHLDSSWCLPLPMLYWLAFLLETVSFLLRPIYNYRPSINRHLVTVSNCVFTFSYKKAQRDLGYEPPVTWEEARQKTSQWIGSLVEQHKGTLNTKTQ, from the exons ATGCCTGGGTGGAGCTGCCTGGTGACTGGGGCAGGAGGGTTTCTGGGGCAAAGGATTGTCCACTTGCTGGTACAGGAGAAGAATCTGGAGGAGGTCAGAGTCCTGGACAAGTTCTTCAGACCAGAAATCAGGGAGGAATTCTGCA ACCTACAGACAAAGACCAAGGTGACACTGCTAGAAGGAGACATTCTGGATGCCCAGTACCTGAGGAGAGCCTGCCAGGGCATTTCTGTTGTCATCCACACTGCTGCTGTCATTGATGTCTTGGGTGTTATTCCCAGACAGACCATCCTGGATGTAAATCTTAAAG GTACCCAGAACCTGTTGGAAGCCTGTGTCCAAGCTAGTGTGCCAGCCTTCATCTACACCAGCTCATTTGATGTTGCGGGTCCCAATTCCTACAAGGAAATCGTCCTGAATGGCCATGAGGAAGAACAACATGAAACTACATGGCCTGATCCTTACCCGTATAGCAAAAAGATGGCTGAGAAGGCAGTGTTGGCAGCCAATGGGTGCAGCCTGAAAAATGGTGGCGCTTTGTATACTTGTGCCTTAAGGCCTATGTATATCTATGGGGAAAAGAGTCCAATCACTTATGCTGCAATGATCAGGGCCCTCAAAAATAATGGTATTCTGGGTGTTAGTGGCAAATTTTCCACAGTTAACCCAGTATATGTGGGTAATGTGGCCTGGGCACATGTTTTAGCTGCCAGGGGCCTACGAGACCCCAAGAAGTCACCAAGCATCCAAGGTCAGTTCTACTACATCTCAGATGACACCCCTCACCAAAGCTATGATGATTTGAACTGCACTGTGAGCAAGGACTGGGGCTTCCACCTGGATTCCAGTTGGTGCCTTCCTCTGCCCATGCTCTACTGGCTTGCCTTCCTGCTGGAAACTGTGAGCTTCCTGCTGCGTCCAATCTACAACTACCGGCCTTCCATTAACCGCCACTTGGTCACAGTGTCAAATTGTGTGTTCACCTTCTCCTACAAGAAAGCTCAGAGAGATCTGGGCTATGAGCCACCTGTCACCTGGGAGGAAGCCAGGCAGAAAACTTCTCAGTGGATCGGGTCACTAGTGGAGCAGCACAAGGGGACACTGAACACAAAGACTCAGTGA